A genomic segment from Bradyrhizobium sp. CB1015 encodes:
- a CDS encoding c-type cytochrome — translation MFARTTALAIAIATLAAFDGAAAQTANQPPDTMAARVEACTPCHGNQGEGTNDVYFPRLAGKPAGYLYNQLLAFKNGRRKYPPMNYLLEFLPDPYLQQMADYFADQHPPLPPVTASDASKEVLQHGQSLVTRGDPQRQIPACGSCHGPALTGMEPGIPGLLGLRPAYISAQLGAWRYGTRTAKAPDCMQQVAARLTEEDVTAVAAWLASRPAPVNIAPAPKGTYVLPFACGSEPD, via the coding sequence GTGTTCGCTCGCACCACTGCTCTGGCCATCGCCATTGCCACCTTGGCCGCGTTTGATGGTGCGGCCGCACAAACCGCCAATCAGCCGCCGGACACGATGGCGGCGCGGGTCGAAGCCTGCACGCCCTGTCACGGCAATCAAGGCGAAGGCACCAACGACGTCTATTTCCCGCGGCTTGCGGGCAAGCCGGCCGGCTATCTCTACAACCAGCTTCTCGCCTTCAAGAATGGCCGGCGAAAATATCCGCCGATGAACTATCTGCTGGAATTCCTGCCCGATCCGTACCTGCAGCAGATGGCTGACTATTTTGCGGATCAGCACCCGCCTCTGCCGCCGGTCACGGCAAGCGATGCAAGCAAGGAGGTGCTGCAGCACGGCCAGTCGCTGGTGACGCGCGGCGATCCGCAACGCCAGATTCCGGCGTGCGGAAGCTGCCACGGCCCGGCCCTGACCGGCATGGAGCCCGGAATTCCGGGCCTGCTCGGACTGCGCCCGGCCTACATCAGCGCACAATTGGGTGCGTGGCGCTATGGCACGCGAACCGCGAAAGCGCCGGACTGCATGCAGCAGGTCGCGGCCCGGCTCACCGAGGAGGACGTGACGGCGGTGGCAGCGTGGCTCGCGAGCCGCCCGGCCCCTGTGAACATCGCGCCGGCGCCGAAGGGCACGTATGTGCTGCCGTTCGCCTGCGGCAGTGAACCGGATTGA